The proteins below come from a single Danio aesculapii chromosome 23, fDanAes4.1, whole genome shotgun sequence genomic window:
- the LOC130216838 gene encoding cyclin-Q-like, with the protein MSAHASTSVAANEARGRRSAEDVEYSKTHFRVCRFITETGVKLGMRSVPMATACVLYHRFFQSASLQIYEPYLVAMSAIYLAGKVEEQHLRTRDIINVCHRYFHPDSEPLELNGKFWELRDSIVQCELLILRQLNFQVTFEHPHKYLLHYLLSVRSLLNRHAWSRTPIAETALAVLKDSYHGSVCVRHRPQHLALTALYLALQTYGVQLPRGELEWWQVVCADITKAQIETIMSELLQLYDMEGQVYLREK; encoded by the exons ATGAGTGCGCATGCGTCAACATCTGTAGCTGCCAATGAAGCGAGAGGCAGAAGAAGTGCTGAAGATGTGGAATACTCCAAAACACACTTCAGAGTTTGTCGCTTTATCACGGAGACgg GGGTGAAGCTGGGCATGAGATCTGTGCCCATGGCTACTGCATGTGTGCTGTATCACAGGTTCTTCCAGTCTGCCAGTTTGCAGATCTACGAGCCTTATCTAGTAGCCATGTCTGCCATCTACCTCGCAGGCAAAGTGGAAGAGCAGCATCTCAGGACCAGAGATATCATCAATGTCTGTCACAG GTATTTTCACCCTGATAGTGAACCACTGGAACTGAATGGGAAGTTCTGGGAGTTAAGGGACAGTATTGTGCAATGTGAGCTCCTCATCCTTCGACAGCTGAACTTTCAAGTGACCTTTGAGCATCCACACAAG TATCTGCTGCACTACCTGCTCTCCGTAAGAAGTCTCCTGAACCGCCATGCCTGGTCTCGAACCCCCATTGCAGAGACAGCTCTGGCTGTATTAAAAGACAGTTACCATGGCTCTGTGTGTGTCCGCCATCGGCCTCAACACCTCGCCCTCACCGCCCTCTATCTTGCTCTCCAGACATATGGAGTGCAGCTCCCCAGAGGAGAACTAGAATGGTGGCAG GTTGTTTGTGCAGACATCACCAAGGCTCAAATTGAGACCATCATGAGTGAATTACTGCAGCTTTACGACATGGAGGGCCAAGTGTACCTGagagaaaaataa
- the LOC130217374 gene encoding protein Flattop — translation MSTGYSANQFESAFKSQKLQNWTIPKQFKERPSAAEGYTTFIATDRGHLLPGVQTKHRSAWPAFQGTWDLPRRIPPVSMNPTARSQVGQDRLRTWGQMKITTKQPHEAPGDSQAINRSSHDVENVDQPAEQSKISIDPDENQPEKPKSQHIQDQSRPTSQQAQPIPENLNENQSRPASQRSQQAPSRPATQQNQAEFRPPTQNSRPASQEK, via the exons ATGTCGACAGGTTACTCTGCAAACCAG TTTGAAAGCGCTTTTAAGTCGCAAAAGCTCCAGAACTGGACCATCCCAAAACAATTCAAAGAG agaccATCAGCAGCAGAAGGCTACACTACATTTATAGCCACAGACCGTGGCCACCTTCTACCTGGTGTACAAACAAAG CATCGAAGTGCGTGGCCAGCATTCCAAGGCACATGGGATTTACCTCGTCGTATTCCTCCTGTTTCCATGAACCCCACTGCTCGCTCACAAGTGGGCCAGGACCGCCTCAGGACCTGGGGGCAGATGAAAATCACAACAAAGCAGCCTCACGAGGCCCCTGGGGACAGTCAGGCTATAAACAGAAGCTCTCATGATGTG GAAAACGTGGATCAGCCTGCTGAACAGTCAAAAATATCCATTGACCCAGATGAAAATCAACCAGAGAAGCCTAAATCACAGCATATCCAGGACCAGTCGAGACCAACAAGCCAGCAAGCCCAGCCTATCCCAGAAAACCTTAATGAAAACCAGTCTAGGCCAGCAAGTCAACGCAGCCAACAGGCTCCATCCAGACCAGCCACTCAGCAAAACCAAGCTGAATTCAGACCACCAACCCAGAACAGCAGACCAGCATCTCAGGAAAAATAA